Proteins found in one Microtus pennsylvanicus isolate mMicPen1 chromosome 14, mMicPen1.hap1, whole genome shotgun sequence genomic segment:
- the LOC142834837 gene encoding serine protease inhibitor A3N-like: MAILVALVLLVAGFCPAVLCQPAGTSGSDTELQEDKNNMSKVDILTLASINTDFAFSLYKELALENPDKNIIFSPLSISAALAVLSLGASNNTLQEILEGLKFNLTETPEADIHRGFGQLLHMLSQPNDQVQINIGSTMFVEKRLEILAEFKEKARALYQAEASSVDFQQPHEVKNLINDYVRKQTHGKINDLVSALDKSTLMVLVNYIYFKGKWKMPFYPQRTRESNFYLDNKRIVKVPMMHDVFLTIPYFRDEELSCTVVELKYRGNASALFILPDQGKMQQVEASLQPETLRKWRDSLKPREIDELSLPKFSISTAYSLERSLPQLGIREVFSTQADLSRITGAKDLSVSQVVHKAVLDVAETGTEAAAATGMMMLGSALILDPLEVHFDRPFLMIISDTNTQTPLFMAKITNPKGN; encoded by the exons ATGGCCATCCTTGTAGCTCTTGTGCTTTTGGTTGCTGGGTTCTGCCCTGCTGTTCTCTGCCAACCAGCTGGAACATCGGGAAGTGACACCGAACTTCAGGAAGACAAAAACAACATGAGTAAAGTGGACATTCTAACACTGGCCTCCATCAACACCGACTTCGCCTTCAGCCTCTACAAGGAGCTGGCTTTGGAGAATCCAGACAAAAACATCATCTTCTCCCCACTCAGCATCTCAGCTGCCTTGGCCGTCCTGTCCCTGGGAGCAAGCAACAACACTCTACAAGAGATTCTAGAAGGTCTCAAGTTCAATCTCACAGAGACCCCTGAGGCAGACATCCACCGGGGATTTGGGCAGCTCCTCCACATGCTCAGTCAGCCAAATGACCAGGTGCAGATCAATATAGGCAGCACCATGTTTGTTGAAAAGCGCCTGGAGATCCTGGCAGAGTTCAAGGAGAAGGCAAGGGCACTGTACCAGGCAGAGGCCTCAAGTGTCGACTTCCAGCAGCCTCATGAAGTCAAAAACCTCATCAATGACTATGTGAGGAAACAGACCCATGGGAAGATCAATGACCTGGTCTCAGCCCTGGATAAGAGTACATTAATGGTGCTGGTGAATTACATCTACTTTAAAG GGAAATGGAAGATGCCCTTTTACCCTCAGCGAACACGTGAGTCTAATTTCTATTTGGACAACAAGAGGATAGTGAAGGTGCCCATGATGCACGATGTGTTTCTGACCATACCCTACTTCCGGGATGAGGAACTGTCCTGCACTGTGGTGGAGCTGAAGTACAGAGGCAATGCCAGCGCCCTGTTCATCCTCCCTGACCAAGGCAAGATGCAGCAGGTGGAAGCCAGCCTGCAGCCAGAGACCCTGAGGAAGTGGAGGGACTCTCTGAAGCCCAG GGAAATCGATGAGCTCTCCCTGCCCAAGTTCTCCATCTCCACTGCCTACAGCCTGGAGAGATCCCTTCCTCAGCTGGGCATCAGGGAAGTCTTCTCCACACAGGCTGACCTTTCTCGGATCACAGGGGCCAAGGACCTGAGCGTCTCTCAG GTGGTCCACAAGGCTGTGCTGGACGTGGCTgagacaggcacagaagcagcGGCTGCCACGGGAATGATGATGTTAGGATCGGCTCTAattttggatcctctggaagtgcaTTTTGACAGGCCGTTCCTGATGATTATCTCTGACACAAATACTCAGACTCCACTCTTTATGGCCAAAATTACAAATCCCAAGGGAAACTAG
- the LOC142834839 gene encoding serine protease inhibitor A3N-like, with amino-acid sequence MAIIVALVLLIAGFCPAILCQPDGTIGTTVQEEKNNGARVDNLALASTNTDFAFSVYKELVLKNPDKNIVFSPLSISAALAVLSLGAGNNTLQEILEGLKFNLTETPEADIHRGFGQLLLMLSQPNEELQISIGSTMFVEKRLQILEEFKEKARALYQAEASSVDFQQPHEAKKLINDYVRNQTQGKIKELIADLDESILMVLVNYIYFKGKWRTPFDPDSTFESDFYLDNKTTVEVPMMKLKFLSTPYFRDKELSCTVVELKYTGNASALFILPDQGRMQQVEASLQPETLRKWRDSLTPTIIDELYMPKFSISTDYSLEGILQQLGIRELFSMRADLSGITGTKDLRVSHVVHKAVLDVAETGTEAAAATGIILMGSALILDPLEVHFNRPFLMIISDTDTQSSLFMAKVTNPEGN; translated from the exons ATGGCCATCATTGTAGCTCTTGTACTTTTGATTGCTGGGTTCTGCCCTGCTATTCTCTGCCAACCAGATGGTACAATAGGAACCACagtccaagaagaaaaaaataatggggCAAGAGTGGACAATCTAGCACTGGCCTCAACCAATACTGACTTCGCCTTCAGCGTCTACAAGGAGCTGGTTTTGAAGAATCCAGATAAAAACATTGTCTTCTCCCCACTCAGCATCTCAGCTGCCTTGGCCGTCCTGTCCCTGGGAGCAGGCAACAACACACTGCAAGAGATTCTAGAAGGTCTCAAGTTCAATCTCACAGAGACCCCTGAGGCAGACATCCACCGGGGCTTTGGGCAGCTCCTCCTCATGCTCAGTCAGCCAAATGAGGAGCTGCAGATCAGCATAGGCAGCACCATGTTTGTTGAAAAGCGCCTACAGATCCTGGAAGAGTTCAAGGAGAAGGCAAGGGCGCTGTACCAGGCAGAGGCCTCAAGTGTCGACTTCCAGCAGCCTCATGAGGCCAAAAAGCTCATCAATGACTATGTGAGGAATCAGACCCAGGGGAAGATCAAGGAACTGATAGCAGACCTAGATGAGAGCATATTAATGGTGTTGGTGAACTACATCTACTTTAAAG GGAAATGGAGGACGCCCTTTGATCCTGATTCCACATTTGAATCTGACTTCTACTTGGACAACAAGACCACTGTGGAGGTGCCCATGATGAAACTTAAATTTCTGAGCACACCCTACTTCCGGGATAAGGAGCTGTCCTGCACTGTGGTGGAGCTGAAGTACACAGGCAATGCCAGCGCCCTGTTCATCCTCCCTGATCAAGGCAGGATGCAGCAGGTGGAAGCCAGCCTGCAGCCAGAGACCCTGAGGAAGTGGAGGGACTCTCTTACACCCAC CATAATTGACGAGCTCTACATGCCCAAGTTCTCCATCTCCACGGACTATAGCCTGGAGGGCATCCTTCAACAGCTGGGCATCAGAGAACTCTTCTCCATGCGGGCTGACCTGTCTGGGATTACAGGGACCAAGGACCTGAGAGTCTCTCAT GTGGTCCACAAGGCTGTGTTGGACGTGGCTgagacaggcacagaagcagcGGCTGCCACGGGAATAATATTGATGGGATCGGCTCTAattttggatcctctggaagtgcaTTTCAACAGGCCGTTCCTGATGATTATCTCTGACACAGATACTCAGTCTTCACTCTTTATGGCCAAAGTCACAAATCCCGAGGGAAACTAG